A window of the Bradyrhizobium ottawaense genome harbors these coding sequences:
- a CDS encoding HlyD family secretion protein, with protein MADPVLKFPPEQKTSPASPSRQKLAAEPRRRLMAGLRRYRRFLLLVVLPLVAAIAGITFYLNGGRYVTTDDAYVGAQKVLITPDISGKIEKVVVKEGQQVREGDVLFEIDPVPFRLAVASAKATLDQARVTYDNLVANIKIYGQMADLTQQGIDLKQRDVDRKQALVKSNVGSQLDLDNSGTALVTAAAQAQFVKQQLSNAKTQLLGNPELPIEEFPPYAQAKAALDQAQRNLDHTVMRAPMAGIATQVDQIQLGRFVAAGAPVFSIIDTANPWVDANPKESDFTYVAVGQTVELDVDAFPNHVFKGTVGSLSPGTGAQFAILPPQNASGNFVKVVQRVPVRIYFDNNDKFVRKLKAGMSVYATIDTKHSRSLAALFGFSPAAANNEHE; from the coding sequence ATGGCTGATCCCGTCCTCAAATTCCCGCCCGAGCAGAAAACCAGCCCGGCTTCGCCGTCGCGCCAGAAGCTCGCCGCCGAGCCGCGCCGCCGGTTGATGGCGGGCCTGCGCCGCTATCGCCGCTTCCTGCTGCTGGTGGTGCTGCCGCTGGTCGCCGCGATCGCCGGCATCACCTTCTATCTCAATGGCGGCCGCTACGTGACCACCGACGACGCCTATGTCGGCGCCCAGAAGGTGCTGATCACGCCGGATATCTCCGGCAAGATCGAAAAGGTCGTCGTGAAGGAGGGCCAGCAGGTCAGGGAAGGCGACGTGCTGTTCGAGATCGATCCGGTGCCGTTCCGGCTCGCGGTCGCATCAGCCAAGGCCACGCTCGACCAGGCCAGGGTCACCTATGACAACCTGGTCGCCAACATCAAGATCTACGGCCAGATGGCCGACCTGACGCAACAGGGCATCGATCTGAAGCAGCGCGACGTCGATCGCAAGCAGGCGCTGGTGAAGAGCAATGTCGGCTCGCAGCTCGACCTCGACAATTCCGGCACCGCGCTGGTGACCGCCGCCGCGCAGGCGCAATTCGTCAAGCAGCAGCTCTCCAACGCCAAGACCCAGTTGCTCGGCAATCCCGAACTGCCGATCGAGGAATTCCCGCCCTACGCCCAGGCCAAGGCGGCGCTCGACCAGGCCCAGCGCAATCTCGACCACACCGTGATGCGCGCGCCGATGGCGGGTATCGCGACGCAGGTCGACCAGATCCAGCTCGGCCGCTTCGTCGCGGCAGGTGCGCCGGTGTTCAGCATCATCGACACCGCGAACCCGTGGGTCGACGCCAACCCGAAGGAATCCGATTTCACCTATGTCGCGGTCGGACAGACCGTCGAACTCGACGTCGATGCGTTCCCCAACCATGTGTTCAAGGGCACGGTCGGCTCGCTGTCTCCAGGCACCGGCGCGCAGTTCGCAATCCTGCCGCCGCAGAACGCGTCGGGCAATTTCGTCAAGGTGGTGCAGCGCGTGCCGGTGCGGATCTATTTCGACAACAACGACAAGTTCGTGCGCAAGCTGAAGGCCGGCATGAGCGTCTACGCCACCATCGACACCAAACACAGCCGTTCGCTGGCAGCCCTGTTCGGCTTCTCGCCGGCCGCGGCCAACAACGAACACGAATAG
- a CDS encoding MarR family winged helix-turn-helix transcriptional regulator, with product MMRGSVDMNFLFTLGELQRLVRAYADKQAARHGITRAQWAVLAKVERTEGLKQTELAEQMEMQPITLTRLVDKLCNNGWIERRGDETDRRVNRLYLRKTARPLLGKLSGLRSEITTMALEGINPADAHRLLDQLDLIKENVRNAIQNPAGEPPRKEQRYG from the coding sequence CTGATGCGCGGTTCCGTGGATATGAACTTCCTGTTTACGCTGGGCGAATTGCAGCGGCTGGTGCGCGCCTATGCCGACAAGCAGGCCGCGCGCCACGGCATTACCCGCGCTCAATGGGCGGTTTTGGCCAAGGTGGAGCGCACCGAGGGCCTGAAACAGACCGAACTCGCCGAGCAGATGGAGATGCAGCCGATCACGCTGACCCGGCTGGTCGACAAGCTCTGCAACAATGGCTGGATCGAGCGCCGCGGCGACGAGACCGACCGCCGCGTCAACCGCCTCTATCTCCGCAAGACGGCCCGGCCGCTTCTGGGAAAACTCTCCGGGCTGCGCTCGGAAATCACCACGATGGCGCTGGAAGGCATCAATCCCGCCGATGCCCACCGCCTGCTCGACCAACTCGACCTGATCAAAGAGAACGTACGCAATGCCATCCAAAACCCAGCCGGCGAACCTCCCCGAAAGGAGCAGCGCTATGGCTGA
- a CDS encoding Fur family transcriptional regulator, which yields MTLAKPTFPAPDHDHGRCTADAMSHAEQVCVRRAQKFTPIRRQVLQALLSSHRPLGAYEVIDELAKSMPRPAPITVYRALDFLMENGLVHRIESRNAFLACAHDHDETSMVAFLICDHCGSVGEIPAAPVAQSLNAAARATGFAPKLSVVEIAGTCAHCQKHLGA from the coding sequence ATGACCCTGGCAAAGCCGACTTTCCCCGCGCCCGACCACGATCACGGCCGCTGCACCGCGGACGCGATGTCGCATGCCGAGCAGGTTTGCGTGCGGCGGGCGCAGAAATTCACCCCGATCCGGCGCCAGGTGCTGCAGGCGCTGCTGTCCAGCCACCGTCCGCTCGGGGCCTATGAGGTGATCGACGAACTCGCCAAGTCGATGCCGCGGCCGGCGCCGATCACGGTCTACCGCGCGCTCGATTTCCTGATGGAAAACGGCCTCGTCCACCGCATCGAGAGCCGCAACGCCTTCCTCGCCTGCGCGCATGACCACGACGAAACCTCGATGGTGGCGTTCCTGATCTGCGATCATTGCGGCTCGGTCGGCGAAATTCCGGCGGCGCCGGTCGCGCAAAGCCTCAACGCCGCGGCGCGCGCGACGGGCTTTGCGCCAAAGCTCTCGGTCGTCGAAATCGCCGGCACCTGCGCCCATTGTCAGAAGCATTTAGGGGCATGA
- a CDS encoding DMT family transporter, translating to MSSSQLKPSAARALTPGAIALMLMLCLSWGFNQIAVKLALPDVPPMMQALIRSAGALPVMLAVGWFRGVRFLERDGTLVPGLLAGVLFGIEFVLIFTGLVFTSASRAAVFLYTAPFFVALGSYQFLGERLSALQWGGLGLSFAGVALAIGVPQPNVDAKVLLGDLLVVAGGALWAATTLIAKGTGLRNAAPEKALGYQVAVSIPILAGASWLSGETITHMPGLLSISLLAYQAIWVVGCTFVLWFALVKTYSASKLSAFTFITPLFGVVAAYFIMKDSLTIAFGAAALLVIAGLYLVNKPDPKLMPDPNVPA from the coding sequence ATGTCATCCAGTCAACTGAAGCCTTCCGCCGCGCGTGCGCTCACGCCGGGCGCCATCGCCTTGATGCTGATGCTGTGCCTGAGCTGGGGGTTCAACCAGATCGCGGTCAAGCTGGCGCTGCCAGACGTGCCGCCGATGATGCAGGCGCTGATCCGTTCCGCCGGTGCGTTGCCGGTGATGCTGGCGGTCGGCTGGTTCCGCGGCGTCAGGTTCCTTGAGCGCGACGGCACGCTCGTCCCGGGCCTGCTGGCGGGCGTGCTGTTCGGGATCGAATTCGTGCTGATCTTTACGGGCCTGGTGTTCACCTCGGCGTCGCGCGCGGCGGTGTTTCTCTACACCGCGCCGTTTTTCGTAGCGCTGGGCTCCTATCAATTTCTCGGCGAGCGGCTCTCCGCCCTGCAATGGGGCGGGCTCGGCTTGAGTTTCGCCGGCGTGGCGCTCGCCATCGGCGTGCCGCAGCCGAATGTCGATGCCAAGGTGCTGCTCGGCGATCTCCTGGTGGTCGCCGGAGGCGCGCTGTGGGCGGCGACCACGCTGATCGCCAAGGGAACGGGTTTGCGCAACGCCGCACCTGAAAAGGCGCTCGGCTACCAGGTCGCGGTGTCGATACCGATTTTGGCCGGGGCATCGTGGCTGTCCGGCGAGACCATCACCCACATGCCGGGTCTGCTGTCGATCTCGCTCCTGGCCTATCAGGCGATCTGGGTGGTCGGCTGCACCTTCGTGCTGTGGTTCGCGCTGGTCAAAACCTATTCGGCGAGCAAGCTTTCGGCCTTCACCTTCATCACGCCGCTGTTCGGCGTCGTCGCCGCCTACTTCATCATGAAGGATTCGCTGACCATTGCGTTTGGTGCGGCGGCGCTGCTGGTCATTGCCGGGCTCTATCTCGTCAACAAGCCGGATCCGAAGCTGATGCCGGATCCGAACGTGCCGGCGTGA
- a CDS encoding sulfite exporter TauE/SafE family protein has translation MELTAATVLIAFAGVFLICFMKGAFGGGFSIVGIPLLSFVMDPVTAGGLLAPLFIAMDLYALRYWKPSTWSKPDLALLLPGLVIGIGFGYLLFRVLDHRAVAIVMAMTTLMFVGLWLAGGSEVKIAPRSSPKAVAAGLASGVSTMVAHSGGPPLAMYLLPLGLSKEVYAGTTSLFFTVGNATKAVPWLLLVRPAGNVWIVMAACLLAIPTGVWLGWRLHGRLDQQQIYRACYGLLVVTALKLLWDGVSGYLG, from the coding sequence ATGGAACTGACAGCAGCCACGGTTTTAATCGCTTTCGCCGGCGTGTTCCTGATCTGCTTCATGAAGGGCGCGTTCGGCGGCGGCTTCTCGATCGTCGGCATTCCGCTGCTGTCGTTCGTGATGGACCCGGTGACGGCCGGCGGCCTTCTCGCGCCGTTGTTCATCGCGATGGACCTGTACGCGCTTCGCTACTGGAAGCCGTCAACGTGGTCGAAGCCCGACCTGGCGCTGCTGCTGCCCGGGCTCGTGATCGGCATCGGCTTTGGCTATCTGCTATTCCGCGTGCTGGACCACCGTGCCGTCGCGATCGTGATGGCAATGACCACGTTGATGTTTGTCGGCCTGTGGCTTGCCGGAGGTTCGGAGGTGAAAATAGCTCCGCGTTCGTCGCCGAAGGCGGTCGCTGCCGGTCTCGCCTCGGGCGTTTCCACCATGGTGGCGCATTCCGGCGGACCGCCGCTGGCGATGTATCTGCTGCCGCTCGGCCTCAGCAAGGAAGTCTATGCCGGAACGACGAGTCTGTTCTTCACCGTCGGCAACGCGACCAAGGCGGTGCCGTGGTTGCTGCTGGTGAGACCGGCAGGCAACGTCTGGATCGTGATGGCGGCCTGCCTGCTCGCCATCCCCACCGGGGTATGGCTTGGTTGGCGGCTTCACGGCAGGCTGGACCAGCAACAGATTTATCGCGCCTGTTACGGATTGCTGGTCGTGACCGCATTGAAATTATTGTGGGACGGCGTTTCCGGCTATCTCGGATAA
- a CDS encoding N-acetylmuramoyl-L-alanine amidase family protein, which yields MRKSAGAGLGGHRGRRIIVTATAALLLLPIEASDAGWLSDIFKGSKSNKPPKHSVAPKQAAEPRRAKPAKPAPSPKPRAEKLAVAKPAAPNPAAAKPVTTRCEPPKFRIVIDVGHTAESEGAISARNVAEFVFNLRLAKRIEAQLKADGFAGTRLLVTEGKARRSLVTRVNAANNLAPNLLLSIHHDSVPDKFLEDWEFEGQKRHYSDRFSGYSVFVSRDNPDFQTSLAFAELLAREMKAQGLTYAKQYSQPIMGRFQHPLLNKETGVYSYDQLIVLRKTKMAAVLLESGSIINREEELKMDSDEHRNVVSHGVATAVKEFCDSRWAILGPL from the coding sequence GTGCGAAAATCAGCCGGGGCAGGCTTGGGCGGCCATCGCGGCCGTCGCATCATCGTCACTGCTACGGCCGCCTTGCTGCTTCTGCCGATCGAGGCGAGCGACGCCGGCTGGCTTTCGGATATCTTCAAGGGCTCGAAATCCAACAAGCCGCCAAAGCATTCCGTCGCGCCAAAGCAGGCCGCGGAGCCGAGACGGGCCAAGCCGGCGAAACCTGCGCCATCGCCAAAACCCCGCGCTGAAAAACTTGCCGTCGCCAAACCGGCCGCCCCGAATCCGGCTGCCGCGAAACCGGTCACCACACGGTGCGAGCCGCCAAAATTCCGCATCGTCATCGATGTCGGGCATACCGCCGAATCGGAAGGCGCCATCAGCGCCCGCAATGTCGCCGAGTTTGTCTTCAACCTGCGGCTGGCAAAGCGGATCGAGGCGCAACTGAAGGCCGACGGCTTTGCCGGCACCCGGTTGCTCGTGACCGAGGGCAAGGCGAGGCGCAGCCTCGTCACCCGGGTCAACGCCGCCAACAATCTGGCGCCCAATCTCTTGTTGTCGATCCACCACGACTCCGTGCCCGACAAATTCCTCGAGGACTGGGAATTCGAAGGCCAGAAGCGCCACTACAGCGACCGCTTCAGCGGCTATTCGGTCTTCGTCTCCCGCGACAATCCGGATTTTCAGACCAGTCTTGCCTTCGCCGAACTGCTCGCCAGGGAAATGAAGGCGCAGGGGCTCACCTATGCCAAACAATACAGCCAGCCGATCATGGGCCGGTTTCAGCACCCGCTGCTGAACAAGGAGACCGGCGTCTACAGCTACGATCAGCTCATCGTCTTGAGAAAAACCAAAATGGCGGCGGTCCTGCTCGAGTCGGGCTCGATCATCAACCGCGAAGAAGAGCTGAAAATGGACTCCGACGAACACCGCAACGTCGTCAGCCACGGTGTCGCCACGGCCGTGAAGGAATTCTGCGATTCCCGATGGGCCATCCTCGGTCCGCTCTGA
- a CDS encoding M15 family metallopeptidase yields MPHNERRNMPIRTCAALITLLLPVAAWAGAALPRGFVYMREVDPTIVQDIRYAGSHNFVGRPIKGYLAAECILSEPAARALKAVQNKLAAKALSLIVWDCYRPKRAVDDFLRWSRDPARTEMKTEFYPRTDKQSLFALGYLAVRSAHSRGSTVDLGIVPSSFSMAPQPGALPPLKPCTAPERFVDGTIDFGTGYDCLDVLGTTSNPRVGVIASANRQMLKATMREAGFRPYFREWWHFELAHEPFNNGFDFEITAPPSREKPVR; encoded by the coding sequence ATGCCACACAACGAGCGCCGCAACATGCCGATACGGACCTGCGCAGCCCTGATAACGCTGCTGCTGCCGGTTGCGGCCTGGGCGGGCGCTGCTTTGCCCAGGGGGTTCGTCTATATGCGCGAGGTTGACCCCACCATCGTTCAGGACATTCGCTATGCCGGATCGCACAATTTCGTGGGCCGGCCGATCAAGGGCTATCTCGCCGCCGAATGCATCCTGAGCGAGCCCGCCGCCCGTGCGCTGAAGGCGGTGCAGAACAAGCTGGCCGCGAAAGCTCTCTCGTTGATCGTCTGGGATTGCTATCGGCCGAAGCGGGCGGTCGATGACTTTTTGCGCTGGAGCAGGGATCCGGCCCGCACCGAGATGAAGACCGAGTTCTATCCGCGCACCGACAAGCAAAGCCTGTTCGCGCTGGGCTATCTCGCGGTCCGCTCGGCGCATTCGCGCGGCAGCACCGTGGATCTTGGCATCGTGCCATCCTCGTTTTCTATGGCACCGCAGCCGGGCGCGCTTCCGCCGCTCAAGCCGTGTACCGCGCCAGAGCGGTTCGTGGACGGCACGATCGATTTCGGCACCGGCTATGATTGCCTGGATGTGCTCGGCACCACGTCGAACCCGCGCGTCGGCGTCATCGCGTCAGCCAACCGCCAGATGCTGAAAGCCACCATGCGGGAGGCCGGCTTTCGTCCCTATTTCAGGGAATGGTGGCACTTCGAATTGGCCCATGAGCCGTTCAATAACGGGTTCGACTTCGAGATCACGGCACCGCCGTCGCGCGAAAAGCCGGTACGCTGA
- a CDS encoding NAD(P)-dependent oxidoreductase, protein MAPFQRSSRPGGNVADRKAGIIGLGIMGGAMARNLVERGWVVIGFDTDPSRRNELALAGVTIVDGARAVASQTSMIITSLPNADAANAVATEIAACGPPARIVVETSTLTIADKQHFKAILEPAGHIALDCPLSGTGAQAAVRDLVVYASGDKPAIARCAGLFADFAKQSADLGDYGNGSRMKFVANHLVAIHNVASAEAMLLAERAGLDLNQVIEMVAPGAGGSRMFQMRAPMMAKRSYEPATMRISTWKKDMAIIAEFAGELGCETPLFTLTQPVYTQAMAMGLGHQDTAAVFEVLKANNEASD, encoded by the coding sequence GTGGCTCCATTCCAGCGGAGCAGCAGGCCGGGAGGTAACGTGGCAGATCGGAAAGCAGGCATCATCGGGCTGGGCATCATGGGTGGTGCGATGGCCCGCAACCTGGTCGAACGCGGCTGGGTCGTCATTGGATTCGACACCGATCCGTCGCGCCGCAACGAGCTTGCGCTTGCCGGCGTGACCATCGTCGACGGCGCGCGCGCCGTCGCATCCCAAACCTCGATGATCATCACCAGCCTGCCCAACGCCGATGCCGCCAATGCCGTCGCGACGGAAATTGCCGCGTGCGGCCCACCTGCGCGCATCGTCGTCGAAACCAGCACGCTCACCATCGCCGACAAGCAGCACTTCAAGGCCATTCTCGAGCCCGCAGGTCATATTGCGCTCGACTGTCCGCTCAGCGGCACCGGCGCGCAGGCCGCGGTCCGCGACCTCGTCGTCTATGCGAGCGGCGACAAGCCCGCGATCGCGCGATGTGCCGGCCTGTTTGCAGACTTTGCCAAGCAGAGCGCCGATCTCGGCGACTACGGCAACGGCAGCCGGATGAAATTCGTCGCCAACCACCTGGTCGCCATCCACAACGTGGCCTCGGCCGAAGCAATGCTGCTGGCCGAGCGGGCCGGCCTCGATCTGAACCAGGTCATCGAGATGGTCGCGCCTGGCGCGGGCGGATCGCGGATGTTCCAGATGCGGGCGCCGATGATGGCCAAGCGCAGCTACGAGCCAGCGACGATGCGAATCTCGACCTGGAAAAAGGACATGGCCATCATCGCCGAGTTCGCCGGCGAACTCGGCTGCGAAACGCCGCTGTTTACGCTGACGCAGCCGGTTTACACGCAGGCGATGGCGATGGGACTGGGCCATCAGGACACCGCCGCCGTGTTCGAGGTGTTGAAGGCAAACAACGAAGCCAGCGACTGA
- a CDS encoding MerR family transcriptional regulator: MRIITPSGAESFSIGELSKHSGVNIETIRYYERIKMLPPPPRTASGRRVYGPAEKRTLAFIRRSRELGFPLEEIRALLALGGSERASCADVHKIASAHLASVRSKLSDLIKLEAILAETVAQCTDGATPDCPVLDILDAGRQG, translated from the coding sequence ATGCGCATCATCACGCCTTCGGGAGCCGAAAGCTTCTCGATCGGTGAATTGTCCAAGCATAGCGGCGTGAACATCGAGACCATCCGCTATTACGAGCGCATCAAAATGCTGCCGCCGCCGCCGCGCACGGCGAGCGGGCGGCGAGTCTATGGGCCAGCCGAAAAGCGGACGTTGGCTTTCATCCGGCGTTCCCGTGAACTCGGGTTTCCACTTGAGGAAATTCGAGCCCTGCTGGCCTTGGGAGGGTCAGAACGTGCGTCGTGCGCCGACGTGCACAAGATAGCGAGCGCCCATCTCGCGAGCGTTCGCAGCAAGCTCTCCGACCTCATCAAGCTCGAAGCTATCCTGGCGGAAACCGTCGCCCAATGCACTGATGGCGCTACCCCCGACTGCCCGGTGCTCGATATTCTGGATGCCGGTCGGCAAGGCTAG
- a CDS encoding mercuric transporter MerT family protein, with translation MTINQAVHIGDNRLRQSLMAAGGLLGALAASSCCILPLALFGLGVSGAWIGNFTRLAAYQPYFIAATLAFLGYGYWLVYRSSMRACTDGEACARPLPNRIVKTSLILATILVIAALGLDFVAPLFLNS, from the coding sequence ATGACGATCAATCAAGCCGTTCACATTGGCGACAACCGGCTGCGGCAAAGTCTTATGGCGGCGGGAGGCCTGCTTGGGGCGCTCGCGGCCTCGTCGTGCTGCATCTTGCCCCTCGCCCTGTTTGGCCTCGGGGTCAGTGGGGCATGGATTGGGAATTTCACCCGGCTTGCCGCCTATCAGCCGTACTTCATCGCCGCGACGCTTGCGTTCCTGGGTTACGGCTATTGGCTGGTTTACCGCTCCTCAATGCGCGCCTGTACCGACGGCGAAGCCTGCGCGCGCCCGCTGCCGAACCGCATCGTCAAGACAAGCCTCATCCTCGCAACGATCCTCGTTATCGCCGCGCTCGGCCTCGACTTCGTCGCGCCGCTCTTTCTCAACTCGTGA
- a CDS encoding cation transporter has translation MNRQLPALAALALGIIASSSVMAAEKTLTLAVKNMDCAACPSIVKGSLEAVPGVASVAVSYKDRTATIIYDDDKADVNQLTSATTKAGYPSAPKS, from the coding sequence ATGAACAGGCAGCTTCCGGCCCTTGCGGCTCTTGCCCTCGGCATCATCGCATCGTCATCGGTGATGGCAGCAGAGAAAACCCTTACGCTGGCCGTAAAAAATATGGATTGCGCGGCCTGCCCTTCCATCGTCAAGGGTAGTCTGGAAGCCGTCCCGGGTGTTGCCAGCGTCGCGGTGTCTTACAAGGACAGGACGGCCACGATCATTTACGACGACGACAAAGCCGATGTGAACCAGCTGACGTCGGCGACCACCAAGGCTGGTTATCCATCGGCACCCAAGAGTTAA
- a CDS encoding GDCCVxC domain-containing (seleno)protein, with amino-acid sequence MLLQSTITCPHCAVAKAETMPTDACQFFYECTGCGVKVKPKTGDCCVFCSFGSVPCPPIQALRSGESGDALRTKYSASVVG; translated from the coding sequence ATGCTGCTTCAATCGACCATCACTTGTCCGCACTGCGCCGTCGCGAAAGCGGAGACAATGCCGACCGATGCCTGTCAGTTTTTCTATGAGTGCACAGGCTGTGGCGTAAAGGTGAAGCCGAAGACGGGTGATTGCTGTGTGTTCTGCTCCTTCGGCTCGGTGCCGTGTCCGCCAATTCAGGCACTACGCTCCGGCGAATCGGGTGATGCCCTTCGCACAAAATATTCCGCTTCCGTCGTCGGGTAG
- a CDS encoding DoxX family protein — protein MDVTRFLPLLGRLLIGLPFLMSGVGKLTAYGATTAYIGSVGLPLAPLGWAIAVAFEIGGGLLLVLGFRARAVAFGMAVFTLATAIFFHRNFADQNQMIHFLKNLMIIGGLLQIAHFGAGRFSLDARDPKKVAGATT, from the coding sequence ATGGACGTCACGAGGTTTCTGCCCCTGCTTGGCCGCCTGCTTATCGGCCTGCCGTTTCTCATGAGCGGCGTTGGCAAGCTAACCGCCTATGGCGCAACGACGGCCTATATCGGCAGTGTCGGCTTGCCGCTTGCCCCGCTTGGCTGGGCGATTGCCGTTGCCTTCGAGATCGGCGGCGGTCTGCTGCTGGTGCTCGGTTTTCGTGCGCGAGCGGTCGCGTTCGGCATGGCCGTGTTCACGTTGGCAACGGCCATCTTCTTTCACCGGAATTTCGCCGATCAGAATCAGATGATCCATTTTCTCAAGAACCTCATGATCATCGGCGGCCTCTTGCAGATCGCGCATTTTGGCGCCGGACGCTTCAGCCTGGACGCGCGCGATCCGAAAAAAGTCGCGGGCGCGACGACATGA
- a CDS encoding CocE/NonD family hydrolase produces the protein MIEERDIYVAMRDGTRLAVDVYRPDAPGKYPVLYASALHNKDIQGPDIADILPPQPAHAPLWFGPIEAGDTRRFIANGYVHVIAQPRGSAKSEGHYGHEDTDHYDLIEWITQQPWSDGKVGMVGISGFAGEQWRAAAQGHPALKAIFPYDACSAYGGMFGFRDFNPGGVLHSFPYLLDVFSTVHESRDRPAELTAAEEELWRRAMRNPDYKQYINLFNILTQKGQRTFIMYLMMTHPWELAGTVERAEETFKKIKIPFYTGSGAYAYTYKLHWLGAQHYFGNVDSPKKLLFTGPAHLERPFHQHHDEIIRWYDHWLKGKSTGIMDEPPVRYWLMGANEWRTGANWPLPETQWTKYYLSHWETLSTEPPRPASEVGAAAREPDVFTQMPVTRTTKVERLRYMTDPLPHDVTVAGPITLTLYAAIDQEDTNWIIVLKDVGPDVSVRTAREGERDVPSTLPERELTRGWLKASYRALDEKRSKPWEPFHKLTQDAVAPVKPGEVVEYQIQILATANQFKAGHRICLDITSMDVPTGTGAMTNVEYIPYHVCSSQTVTHRIYRDAERPSHLLLPLIPASANQRAA, from the coding sequence ATGATCGAGGAGCGGGACATTTACGTCGCCATGAGGGACGGCACGCGGCTCGCGGTCGACGTCTATCGGCCGGATGCGCCGGGAAAATACCCCGTGCTGTATGCGTCGGCGCTGCACAACAAGGACATCCAGGGTCCCGACATCGCGGATATCCTGCCGCCGCAGCCGGCACATGCGCCGCTCTGGTTCGGCCCCATCGAGGCGGGCGACACCCGGCGCTTCATCGCCAACGGCTACGTTCACGTGATTGCGCAGCCCAGGGGCTCCGCCAAGTCAGAAGGGCATTACGGCCACGAGGACACCGACCACTACGACCTGATCGAATGGATCACGCAGCAGCCCTGGTCAGACGGCAAGGTCGGAATGGTCGGCATCTCCGGATTTGCCGGAGAACAATGGCGCGCGGCGGCGCAGGGACATCCGGCGCTGAAAGCCATTTTTCCATACGATGCCTGCAGCGCCTATGGCGGCATGTTCGGATTCCGCGACTTCAATCCCGGTGGCGTCCTGCATTCCTTCCCTTATCTGCTCGACGTCTTCAGTACGGTTCACGAGTCGCGCGACCGGCCCGCAGAACTTACCGCCGCGGAGGAGGAACTCTGGCGCCGGGCGATGCGGAATCCCGACTACAAGCAGTACATCAATCTCTTCAACATCCTCACGCAAAAGGGTCAGCGCACCTTCATCATGTATCTCATGATGACGCATCCCTGGGAGCTCGCTGGCACCGTCGAGCGCGCCGAAGAGACCTTCAAGAAAATCAAGATACCGTTCTATACCGGCTCGGGAGCCTACGCTTACACCTACAAGCTCCATTGGCTGGGTGCACAGCACTACTTCGGGAATGTCGATTCGCCAAAGAAGCTGCTGTTTACCGGGCCGGCTCACCTGGAGCGGCCGTTCCATCAACACCACGACGAGATCATCCGCTGGTACGACCATTGGCTGAAGGGGAAGAGCACCGGCATCATGGACGAGCCGCCGGTGCGCTACTGGCTGATGGGCGCCAACGAGTGGCGGACCGGAGCGAATTGGCCGCTGCCGGAGACGCAGTGGACCAAATACTATCTCTCCCATTGGGAGACGCTGTCGACCGAGCCGCCGCGACCGGCCTCCGAGGTCGGCGCTGCGGCGCGCGAGCCCGATGTCTTCACGCAGATGCCGGTGACGCGGACGACCAAGGTCGAGCGGCTGCGCTACATGACCGATCCGCTGCCGCACGACGTTACCGTCGCCGGTCCGATCACGCTGACGCTATACGCGGCAATCGATCAGGAAGACACCAACTGGATTATCGTGCTCAAGGACGTTGGGCCCGACGTCTCGGTTCGGACCGCACGCGAGGGTGAGCGCGATGTTCCGTCGACGCTGCCCGAACGGGAGCTGACGCGAGGCTGGCTGAAGGCATCCTATCGGGCACTCGACGAGAAGCGTTCGAAGCCGTGGGAGCCGTTCCACAAGCTGACGCAGGATGCGGTAGCTCCCGTGAAGCCGGGCGAAGTGGTCGAGTACCAGATACAGATTCTCGCTACGGCGAACCAGTTCAAGGCGGGTCATCGGATCTGCCTCGACATCACCTCCATGGATGTCCCGACCGGCACCGGGGCGATGACCAACGTCGAATACATTCCGTACCACGTCTGCAGCAGCCAGACGGTGACCCACCGGATCTATCGGGATGCCGAGCGTCCATCACATCTGCTGCTGCCGCTCATCCCCGCATCCGCCAACCAGCGCGCGGCCTGA